A single window of Enoplosus armatus isolate fEnoArm2 chromosome 22, fEnoArm2.hap1, whole genome shotgun sequence DNA harbors:
- the tspan11 gene encoding tetraspanin-11 isoform X1, protein MSAVYKDDQEDWLTVCLKYLLFVFNFLFWVGGAAVLGVGVWTLVEKSDYLSLLASSTFAVSAYILILAGGLVVVTGFLGCCAVIREQRSCLSMYFFCLLLIFLIELVAGVLAYVYYQRLSEELKQHLNQTMTENYAQPGKEAITLAVDRLQQDFKCCGSNNSHDWMVSTYISSKPAEGRVVPDSCCKTITPHCGKRDHPSNIYKVEGGCITKLEQFLADHLLVIGAVGIGVACLQLAGAVLTACFIYLLYKEEEEDFGTL, encoded by the exons ATGTCGGCAGTTTATAAAGATGACCAGGAGGACTGGCTGACTGTGTGTCTCAAGTacctgctctttgttttcaacTTTCTCTTCTGG GTGGGTGGAGCAGCTGTTTTGGGTGTAGGAGTCTGGACACTGGTGGAGAAGAGTGACTACTTGAGTCTGCTGGCCTCCAGCACTTTTGCTGTCTCTGCATATATCCTCATCCTGGCCGGCGGCCTGGTGGTGGTTACAGGCTTCTTGGGCTGTTGTGCTGTCATCCGGGAGCAAAGAAGCTGTCTGTCTATG TACTTCTTCTGCCTGCTGTTGATCTTCTTGATTGAACTGGTGGCTGGAGTACTGGCTTATGTCTATTACCAGAGG CTGAGTGAGGAGCTGAAGCAGCATCTCAACCAGACTATGACAGAGAATTACGCCCAGCCAGGGAAAGAGGCTATCACATTAGCTGTGGACAGACTACAACAGGAC TTCAAGTGCTGTGGCAGCAATAACTCCCATGATTGGATGGTGAGTACATACATTTCATCAAAGCCGGCAGAAGGCAGGGTGGTGCCCGACAGCTGCTGTAAGACCATCACCCCTCATTGTGGCAAGAGAGACCACCCCTCCAACATCTACAAGGTGGAG GGTGGTTGCATCACTAAGCTGGAGCAGTTTCTGGCCGACCACCTGTTGGTCATTGGTGCTGTGGGAATAGGAGTGGCTTGTCTGCAG
- the tspan11 gene encoding tetraspanin-11 isoform X2 — protein sequence MSAVYKDDQEDWLTVCLKYLLFVFNFLFWVGGAAVLGVGVWTLVEKSDYLSLLASSTFAVSAYILILAGGLVVVTGFLGCCAVIREQRSCLSMYFFCLLLIFLIELVAGVLAYVYYQRLSEELKQHLNQTMTENYAQPGKEAITLAVDRLQQDFKCCGSNNSHDWMVSTYISSKPAEGRVVPDSCCKTITPHCGKRDHPSNIYKVEGGCITKLEQFLADHLLVIGAVGIGVACLQICGMVFTSCLYRRIKMDPY from the exons ATGTCGGCAGTTTATAAAGATGACCAGGAGGACTGGCTGACTGTGTGTCTCAAGTacctgctctttgttttcaacTTTCTCTTCTGG GTGGGTGGAGCAGCTGTTTTGGGTGTAGGAGTCTGGACACTGGTGGAGAAGAGTGACTACTTGAGTCTGCTGGCCTCCAGCACTTTTGCTGTCTCTGCATATATCCTCATCCTGGCCGGCGGCCTGGTGGTGGTTACAGGCTTCTTGGGCTGTTGTGCTGTCATCCGGGAGCAAAGAAGCTGTCTGTCTATG TACTTCTTCTGCCTGCTGTTGATCTTCTTGATTGAACTGGTGGCTGGAGTACTGGCTTATGTCTATTACCAGAGG CTGAGTGAGGAGCTGAAGCAGCATCTCAACCAGACTATGACAGAGAATTACGCCCAGCCAGGGAAAGAGGCTATCACATTAGCTGTGGACAGACTACAACAGGAC TTCAAGTGCTGTGGCAGCAATAACTCCCATGATTGGATGGTGAGTACATACATTTCATCAAAGCCGGCAGAAGGCAGGGTGGTGCCCGACAGCTGCTGTAAGACCATCACCCCTCATTGTGGCAAGAGAGACCACCCCTCCAACATCTACAAGGTGGAG GGTGGTTGCATCACTAAGCTGGAGCAGTTTCTGGCCGACCACCTGTTGGTCATTGGTGCTGTGGGAATAGGAGTGGCTTGTCTGCAG
- the LOC139305068 gene encoding E3 ubiquitin-protein ligase TRIM39-like has product MATASCLLSEEKFLCSICLDVFTEPVSTPCGHNFCSACILKYWDSSDICLCPLCKRIFCPRPELQVNTIVSGLAAEFKMLVQVKASTPDPQLAETADILCDICSEIKEKAVKSCLMCLVSFCEMHLEPHQRVAGLKSHTLLPPVNNLDARICETHSKITELYCRTDQACICVLCIKTNHKSHNVVPLEEEYEAVMAKKDESMANIQKMIQSRSEKIAEIEDSVDGAEKEKEASVQVFTDLIISIQRSQAELVEVIEERYRATKQKAEDFLTDLRMEVTELESRSSQLEQLSQSEDHHHFVQSFPSLSSPLNKDWANIGVHCDLSFGAVRRAVTLLKQRADQLMEELPETKMKRMREYAVDLTFDPDTAYCSLVISQDGKQVVAGDTQENLPYNPKRFEISEEVLAKEGFTTGKFYYEVQVKGKTDWIVGVVRESVETYLVQSVKNGYWAIVSDDNGIHRASSKSDNKIIWTEKLQKVGIFVDYNKGAVSFYDVNSKSHIYSFTGHHFTEKLFPYFSLQGNMDGTNSAPIIITPVPQTH; this is encoded by the coding sequence ATGGCAACTGCCAGCTGTCTACTGTCAGAGGAGAAGTTCCTGTGTTCTATCTGTCTGGATGTGTTCACTGAGCCAGTATCAACACCGTGTGGACACAACTTCTGCAGTGCATGTATCCTCAAGTATTGGGACAGCAGTGACATTTGCCTGTGTCCATTATGCAAAAGGATATTTTGTCCAAGACCTGAACTCCAAGTCAACACAATCGTGTCTGGGTTAGCTGCTGAGTTTAAGATGTTAGTTCAAGTCAAAGCCTCAACTCCAGACCCACAACTTGCTGAAACAGCTGACATTCTTTGTGATATCTGCTCTGAGATAAAGGAAAAGGCTGTTAAGTCTTGCCTGATGTGCCTAGTGTCTTTCTGTGAAATGCACCTTGAGCCACATCAGAGAGTCGCTGGTCTCAAGAGCCACACATTATTACCCCCTGTGAATAATCTTGATGCCAGAATCTGTGAGACGCACAGCAAGATAACAGAACTGTACTGCAGGACTGACCAGGCCtgtatttgtgtcttgtgtATCAAAACCAATCACAAGAGTCACAATGTTGTCCCACTTGAGGAAGAATATGAAGCAGTGATGGCAAAAAAAGATGAGTCAATGGCAAATATCCAAAAGATGATACAATCACGGTCCGAGAAGATAGCTGAGATTGAAGACTCAGTTGATGGagctgagaaagagaaagaagccAGTGTGCAGGTCTTCACTGACTTGATCATCTCCATCCAGAGAAGCCAGGCTGAGCTTGTTGAGGTGATTGAGGAGAGGTACAGAGCAACAAAGCAAAAAGCTGAAGACTTTCTCACAGACCTGAGGATGGAAGTCACTGAGCTTGAAAGCAGAAGCAGCCAGCTGGAGCAGCTGTCACAGTCTGAGGATCACCATCATTTTGTCCAGAGCTTCCCAAGCTTGAGCTCTCCTTTAAACAAGGACTGGGCCAACATTGGTGTTCACTGTGATCTGTCTTTTGGGGCAGTCAGACGTGCTGTGACCCTGCTGAAACAGAGAGCTGACCAGCTGATGGAAGAGCTTCCTGagaccaaaatgaaaagaatgagaGAATATGCGGTGGACTTGACTTTTGACCCTGACACAGCATATTGCTCACTTGTCATAAGCCAGGATGGAAAACAAGTGGTAGCTGGAGACACACAAGAGAATCTTCCCTACAATCCAAAGAGATTTGAAATATCTGAGGAGGTTTTGGCAAAGGAGGGGTTCACAACAGGGAAGTTTTACTATGAGGTGCAGGTGAAAGGAAAGACTGACTGGATTGTTGGAGTGGTCAGAGAGTCTGTTGAGACGTACTTAGTTCAGTCAGTTAAAAATGGTTACTGGGCCATTGTGTCTGATGATAATGGTATACATAGAGCATCTTCAAAATCAGATAATAAAATCATATGGACAGAAAAGCTTCAGAAGGTGGGCATCTTTGTAGACTATAATAAGGGAGCAGTTTCTTTCTATGATGTGAATTCTAAATCCCATATCTATTCTTTCACTGGCCACCACTTTACAGAGAAACTGTTCCCATACTTCAGCCTTCAAGGCAACATGGATGGAACAAACTCCGCCCCTATCATCATAACCCCTGTACCTCAAACACACTGA
- the prmt8b gene encoding protein arginine N-methyltransferase 8-B, with protein MGLRHSSRCLLLRRKMAEADSSERQQPVTSPLSQSAQPSPLPKPVPTTHHVPCIPHTPHVAALASCPGRGKIAKFISPEEMTSRDYYFDSYAHFGIHEEMLKDEVRTLTYRNAMYHNKHVFKDKIVLDVGSGTGILSMFAANAGAKHVYGIECSSISEYSEKIIKSNHLHNVITIFKGKVEEVELPVEKVDIIISEWMGYCLFYESMLNTVIFARDKWLKPGGLMFPDRAALYVVAIEDRQYKDFKIHWWENVYGFDMSCIRNVAIKEPLVDVVDPKQVVTNACLLKEVDIYTVKPEDLSFTSAFCLQIQRNDYVHALVTYFNIEFTKCHKKTGFSTAPDAASTHWKQTVFYLEDYLTVKKGEEIFGSVAVRPNEKNVRDLEFTLELDFKGQLCEAAISHDYKMR; from the exons ATGGGACTGAGGCATTCGTCGCGTTGTTTGCTGCTACGGCGGAAGATGGCGGAGGCGGACAGCTCGGAG CGGCAACAGCCTGTCACGTCCCCACTCTCTCAGTCAGCCCAGCCCTCCCCACTGCCTAAACCAGTGCCTACTACCCACCATGTGCCCTGCATCCCCCATACGCCTCATGTAGCGGCCCTGGCCAGCTGTCCTGGCCGAGGCAAGATTGCCAAGTTCATCAGCCCAGAGGAGATGACATCACGGGACTACTACTTCGACTCTTATGCCCACTTTGGCATCCATGAG GAGATGCTGAAAGACGAGGTGCGGACGCTGACCTACCGGAACGCCATGTACCACAACAAGCATGTGTTCAAAGACAAAATCGTCCTGGACGTTGGTAGTGGCACGGGAATCCTCTCCATGTTTGCTGCCAATGCCGGTGCCAAACACGTGTATGGG ATTGAATGTTCAAGTATATCCGAATATTCAGAGAAGATCATCAAGTCAAATCACCTACACAATG TCATTACCATCTTCAAGGGCaaagtggaggaggtggagctgccTGTGGAGAAGGTGGACATTATCATCTCAGAGTGGATGGGCTATTGCCTCTTCTACGAGTCCATGCTCAACACCGTCATCTTCGCCAGGGACAAGTGGCTG AAACCTGGAGGCCTGATGTTCCCTGACAGAGCAGCTCTCTATGTGGTAGCCATCGAAGACAGGCAGTACAAGGACTTCAAGATACATT GGTGGGAAAACGTGTATGGGTTTGACATGAGCTGCATTCGCAATGTGGCCATCAAGGAGCCTCTGGTGGATGTGGTAGATCCCAAGCAGGTGGTGACTAACGCCTGCCTCCTAAAG GAAGTGGACATCTACACTGTGAAGCCAGAGGACCTGTCCTTCACCTCAGCCTTCTGTCTGCAGATCCAGCGCAACGATTACGTCCACGCCTTGGTCACCTACTTCAACATCGAGTTCACCAAGTGTCACAAGAAGACTGGTTTCTCCACTG CTCCAGATGCTGCCAGCACACACTGGAAACAGACAGTGTTTTACTTAGAGGACTACTTAACTGTCAAGAAGGGAGAGGAGATCTTTGGCAGTGTTGCTGTCAGGCCCAATGAGAAGAATGTG CGTGACCTGGAGTTCACCCTGGAGCTAGACTTTAAAGGACAACTCTGTGAGGCCGCCATCTCCCACGACTATAAAATGCGTTAG